CATTAGCGTCACCATCGGGGCCAGGTAATCGTCCAGCACTGGCCGGTACACCTCGTCCAGTGGCCCCGGCGATTCTTCCAGTCCGGCCAGCACTGTGGTCAGAAAATTGGTGGCGATGGCGCCAGGCTCGACAACCTGCACCCGGATACCGAAATACGGCTCCAGATAGGACGCCAGGCTTTCGCTCAGGCCTTCGACGGCAAACTTTGCGGCGCAGTACAGGTCGTTCAGCGGCTGCCCCACCAGCCCACCCACCGAAGTCACGTTGACGATTTGCCCACGTCCAGCCGACCGCATGACAGGCAGCACCGCGCGCACACAGCGGATGACACCCAGCAGGTTGAGGTCCAGCACCTGCTGCACGTCCTCGTCACTCGCCTGTTCGGTGGCGCGCACCAGGCCGGCCCCAGCGTTGTTGACCAGCACGTCCAGCCGCCCGGTCTCGGCAACAATGCCCTGGACACAGGCCCGCACAGAATCGTCTTGCTGCACGTCGAGCGTGCGGATATGGACCGTCACCCCCTGCTCCTCTGTCAACTGGCGCAGCGTCCCGG
Above is a window of Deinococcus betulae DNA encoding:
- a CDS encoding SDR family oxidoreductase, whose protein sequence is MTTEGKVILITGTSSGVGLHTALELAAAGHHVYATMRNPERAGTLRQLTEEQGVTVHIRTLDVQQDDSVRACVQGIVAETGRLDVLVNNAGAGLVRATEQASDEDVQQVLDLNLLGVIRCVRAVLPVMRSAGRGQIVNVTSVGGLVGQPLNDLYCAAKFAVEGLSESLASYLEPYFGIRVQVVEPGAIATNFLTTVLAGLEESPGPLDEVYRPVLDDYLAPMVTLMEQARAGGGPVAVGQTPQEVAQVIARVVSGEITAFRTRTSASGEAFTALKTSGDPTGDALLTLVRQRFLNR